From one candidate division KSB1 bacterium genomic stretch:
- a CDS encoding AAA family ATPase, whose product MRISKLHAKAFKSIMDLEIKLDPQITVIIGPNESGKTNLLRSFEAFNSSCTLSKEDTCQYSPYYNDDKYPEISIEYSDINPKVRGILGDISPKLKECSSFEVHRVGPLANDYQLKIDDKIIPIKDCAKLLKLLPQNIYFSKIPLIKSKVHLNELQSSGSQFQGERDLLIIGGVEDFKVIFEDSTKGRRRREEVSRFLTEQIREVWSQDPTLEIKLNVNGDLLHIDISDETTVFDNTETRSLGFSWFLSFYVVFMTQTLNKRKANCIYLIEEPGIHLHPSGQKDLVRLLEILSQKNQIIYTTHSPFMINRAHPQRVRLVSKTKNGTEVDHEAYRENWKPLRSSIGVMVGDLFFFGNSGVLLEVPTKKVPFMNRMLSMRLWGQEENKN is encoded by the coding sequence ATGCGAATTTCCAAGTTGCATGCAAAAGCCTTTAAATCCATAATGGATCTTGAAATTAAGCTTGATCCTCAAATCACAGTGATCATCGGTCCAAATGAGAGTGGGAAGACCAATCTTCTTCGTTCTTTCGAAGCTTTCAATTCAAGCTGCACTCTTTCCAAAGAAGATACATGTCAATATTCACCTTATTATAATGATGATAAATATCCTGAAATCTCCATCGAGTATTCAGATATTAATCCCAAAGTAAGAGGCATTTTGGGAGATATTTCTCCAAAGTTAAAAGAATGCAGCTCATTCGAGGTCCACAGAGTTGGCCCTTTGGCAAATGACTATCAATTAAAAATAGATGATAAAATAATTCCCATAAAGGATTGTGCAAAATTATTAAAGTTACTCCCCCAAAATATTTATTTTAGCAAAATTCCTCTTATCAAAAGTAAGGTTCATTTAAATGAATTGCAGAGCTCTGGTAGCCAATTTCAAGGTGAGCGAGATTTGCTTATTATTGGCGGAGTTGAAGATTTTAAAGTCATTTTTGAGGATTCTACCAAAGGCCGCAGGAGGAGAGAAGAAGTGTCTCGTTTCTTAACGGAACAAATACGGGAAGTTTGGAGTCAAGACCCCACATTAGAAATTAAGCTGAATGTCAATGGTGATTTGCTTCATATCGACATATCTGATGAAACAACTGTATTCGATAACACTGAAACCAGGAGCTTGGGATTTTCTTGGTTTCTGTCTTTTTATGTTGTTTTTATGACCCAGACTTTAAACAAGAGAAAGGCTAACTGCATCTATTTAATTGAAGAGCCTGGGATTCACCTGCATCCATCAGGTCAAAAGGATCTGGTTAGACTTCTTGAAATATTATCACAAAAAAATCAAATTATTTATACAACACACTCCCCATTCATGATTAACAGGGCTCATCCGCAAAGAGTACGGTTGGTTTCTAAAACTAAAAATGGTACTGAAGTAGATCATGAGGCTTATCGCGAAAACTGGAAGCCTTTACGAAGCTCGATAGGTGTTATGGTTGGTGATTTATTTTTCTTCGGGAATAGTGGCGTATTGTTAGAAGTCCCTACTAAAAAAGTTCCTTTTATGAACCGGATGTTATCCATGCGCTTGTGGGGCCAAGAAGAAAATAAAAATTAA
- the dacB gene encoding D-alanyl-D-alanine carboxypeptidase/D-alanyl-D-alanine-endopeptidase translates to MKIVKRLLVLTSFIVLQSCASTSIHKTDSSILPVQKLQNEIYAVFSDSIMAQSNYSAMVKSMDNGDVLFSHNSQTLFHPASNMKLLTTATALSRLGVNYFFRTLLTADSAAFTTTDTIIHGNLYLKGGGNPELELTDLLEMVDFMKSNSIRSITGDLIADDTFLDSIRFGHGWMWDDDPATYFPHLSALSLEKNVTKIIVTPGDSVGDTLKYQIIPYSPGFSMSNSGITIDTLLDYKLKVDRDWMAHRNHFEISGNYPINAGPDTTWLNVENPAIYTISTLYSLLQEAGINIQGGYKRGVMPKSVDTLFVHKSDPLSRVIYNTNKVSDNLAAELILKTMAAEITDTTGTAKHGLTIIRQFLQEIGADSTTYRIVDGSGASHYNLVTSDLMIQLLDHMYHKFNIKGEFLASLPIGGVDGTLERRMKSGKAFENLRAKTGTVSGVSALSGYISTVDNEVLAFSILMQNFIGSSWPYRTLQDRVGEILANFSRIK, encoded by the coding sequence GTGAAAATTGTTAAACGACTTTTAGTCCTGACTTCTTTCATTGTTTTACAATCATGTGCCTCAACATCAATTCATAAAACCGATTCATCAATTTTACCTGTTCAGAAGTTACAAAATGAAATTTATGCTGTATTTTCAGATTCAATAATGGCACAATCAAATTATAGCGCCATGGTCAAATCCATGGACAACGGAGACGTTTTATTTTCACATAATAGTCAAACCTTATTTCATCCAGCTTCGAATATGAAGCTCCTCACCACTGCCACCGCTCTTTCGCGATTGGGTGTGAATTATTTTTTTCGAACTCTACTCACCGCTGACTCGGCAGCATTTACGACAACCGACACCATCATTCACGGAAATTTATATTTGAAAGGCGGGGGAAATCCCGAATTAGAACTTACAGATTTATTAGAGATGGTTGATTTTATGAAATCAAATTCGATCCGATCCATCACTGGTGACCTTATTGCAGATGATACTTTTTTAGATTCCATCCGATTCGGGCATGGTTGGATGTGGGACGATGACCCTGCTACTTACTTTCCTCATCTATCGGCGCTTAGCCTGGAGAAAAATGTGACTAAAATTATCGTTACACCTGGTGATTCGGTTGGAGACACTCTTAAATACCAAATCATTCCGTACAGCCCTGGATTTTCGATGTCAAATTCTGGCATTACTATTGATACTCTCCTAGACTATAAACTTAAAGTCGATCGGGATTGGATGGCCCACCGAAATCATTTTGAAATAAGCGGAAATTATCCTATAAATGCAGGACCGGATACGACCTGGTTAAATGTTGAAAATCCAGCTATCTATACCATTTCAACTCTTTATTCTCTTTTACAAGAGGCTGGGATCAATATCCAAGGAGGTTATAAAAGAGGAGTTATGCCAAAATCAGTGGATACGTTATTTGTACATAAATCTGATCCACTTTCGCGGGTGATCTATAATACAAATAAAGTGAGCGATAACCTTGCCGCAGAATTAATTTTAAAAACCATGGCAGCAGAAATCACTGATACAACCGGAACAGCAAAACACGGGTTAACAATCATTCGACAATTTTTGCAGGAAATTGGTGCGGATTCCACAACATATCGCATAGTAGATGGTTCCGGAGCTTCACATTACAACCTGGTAACTTCAGATTTAATGATTCAATTATTGGATCATATGTACCATAAATTCAATATAAAGGGCGAGTTTTTGGCCTCTTTGCCTATTGGCGGAGTGGATGGGACATTGGAAAGAAGAATGAAATCAGGCAAAGCATTTGAGAATTTGAGAGCCAAGACAGGAACGGTCAGCGGCGTTAGTGCACTATCCGGGTATATTTCAACTGTAGATAATGAAGTCCTGGCTTTTTCGATTTTGATGCAAAATTTTATTGGCTCTTCTTGGCCATATCGTACTTTACAAGACAGGGTTGGAGAAATATTAGCAAATTTTTCTCGAATAAAGTAA
- a CDS encoding slipin family protein, whose protein sequence is MLGLGLPVVVVFVLFLLASMIRVLREYERGVIFRLGRAIGTKGPGLIILIPIIDRMVKVSLRVIAMDVPPQDIITKDNVSIKVNAVLYFRVVDPLKAIVEVEDYLYATSQLAQTTLRSVLGQAELDELLASRDKINQELQAIIDGHTDPWGIKVAMVEVKHVDLPQEMRRAMARQAEAERERRAKIIHAQGEFQAARKISDAAKIMAENPISLQLRFLQTITEVASENNSTIVLPLPIDIIKPFLDLAERIKN, encoded by the coding sequence ATGCTAGGTTTAGGTTTACCGGTTGTAGTCGTTTTTGTACTCTTTTTACTTGCGAGTATGATCCGCGTTTTGCGCGAGTATGAAAGAGGTGTGATTTTTCGTTTAGGAAGGGCAATCGGAACAAAAGGTCCGGGTTTAATCATTCTCATACCCATTATCGATCGCATGGTTAAGGTTAGTTTGCGAGTAATTGCCATGGATGTTCCGCCTCAAGATATAATCACTAAGGATAATGTTTCAATCAAAGTAAATGCTGTTCTTTATTTCCGTGTTGTGGACCCGTTAAAAGCTATTGTTGAAGTGGAGGATTATTTATATGCGACTTCTCAATTGGCTCAAACAACTCTTCGTTCGGTATTAGGACAAGCAGAGCTCGACGAACTTCTGGCATCTCGAGATAAAATTAATCAGGAGTTACAGGCAATTATTGATGGTCATACTGATCCATGGGGAATAAAAGTTGCTATGGTAGAAGTGAAGCATGTGGATTTACCACAGGAAATGCGGCGTGCAATGGCTCGACAAGCCGAAGCGGAACGTGAACGGCGTGCCAAAATCATTCATGCCCAAGGTGAATTCCAGGCTGCGAGAAAAATTTCAGATGCCGCAAAAATTATGGCTGAAAATCCGATTTCCTTGCAGCTGAGATTTTTACAAACCATAACCGAAGTGGCGAGTGAAAATAATTCAACTATTGTTTTACCTCTACCAATTGACATTATAAAACCGTTTTTAGATTTAGCAGAAAGAATAAAAAATTAG
- a CDS encoding P1 family peptidase, with amino-acid sequence MIKEFTMNPIQGIRIGQAQDQIAETGCTVVLCEDGAVGGCDLRGSAPGTRETELLRPGFLVEEVHGILLTGGSAFGLDAAGGVQKYLEERNKGYDARGVRVPIVPSAVLFDLHTGDKLVRPDKSMAYSACKNAKEEMITCGKVGAGTGATVGKIAGMENCMLGGIGYASEKLNSGVVVSAIAAVNALGDVINPKSGKIIAGAKDSKSGNFLDTASYIRKIQIQSPIGPENTTLAVVMTNVKFTKSEINKVAQMAQNGIGRVIRPAHTMFDGDIVFSLSGGDLRADVSLVGDMAAYALAQAIISAVEISNEL; translated from the coding sequence ATGATTAAAGAGTTTACTATGAATCCGATTCAAGGAATTCGAATCGGACAGGCACAAGATCAAATTGCTGAAACCGGATGTACCGTTGTGCTTTGTGAAGATGGAGCTGTTGGTGGATGTGATTTACGAGGTTCAGCGCCAGGAACAAGGGAAACGGAACTTTTGCGGCCCGGATTTTTAGTGGAGGAAGTCCATGGAATTTTATTGACGGGAGGTAGCGCCTTCGGCCTGGATGCGGCAGGTGGTGTACAAAAATATTTGGAAGAAAGAAACAAAGGTTATGATGCCCGGGGAGTTCGGGTTCCCATAGTTCCGTCAGCAGTCTTGTTTGACCTTCATACCGGTGACAAACTGGTACGTCCTGATAAGAGTATGGCCTATAGCGCTTGTAAAAATGCTAAGGAAGAGATGATTACTTGTGGCAAGGTTGGCGCCGGAACCGGAGCAACAGTCGGGAAAATTGCCGGGATGGAAAATTGCATGTTGGGTGGAATTGGCTATGCAAGTGAAAAGTTGAACTCCGGTGTTGTGGTTAGCGCTATTGCGGCAGTCAATGCGTTAGGGGATGTGATTAATCCAAAATCAGGCAAAATTATTGCGGGAGCAAAAGATTCAAAAAGCGGGAATTTTCTTGATACTGCCAGTTACATTCGCAAGATTCAAATTCAATCTCCAATAGGTCCCGAAAATACTACTTTAGCGGTAGTAATGACAAACGTAAAATTTACAAAGTCGGAAATAAATAAAGTTGCTCAAATGGCGCAAAATGGGATTGGGAGAGTAATTCGTCCGGCGCACACCATGTTTGATGGAGATATTGTCTTCTCTTTGAGTGGCGGCGATCTAAGAGCAGATGTGAGCCTGGTTGGAGACATGGCTGCTTATGCATTAGCCCAGGCAATTATTTCAGCAGTAGAAATAAGCAATGAATTATAA
- a CDS encoding glycerol-3-phosphate dehydrogenase/oxidase, whose amino-acid sequence MKIQFVQNVRSIPFSFQTREKIISQLEKTKYDICIIGGGISGAGIARDASLRRLKTLLVEKSDFAAGTSSKSSKLIHGGFRYLKQYQFGLVREALVERYKLLHLAPHLVSKLPTIFPIYEESDDSYWKIKAGMTLYDWLCGFKRIGTHKMHRGRQLLNLVPELNKTNLAGGAEYFDAKADDSRLVMATLQSAVQSGCDAISYFRVAGFEKQNGITKVLYGHDEIKGGKYNIRAKVFVNATGAWGDITRRLNNEVINPRIRTTKGIHLVVPKNRLNLNYAVMLISTLDGRPLFAVPWREFVLLGTTDSDFDGDLDLIYSTMEDADYLLDSFNSVFPDIKLTENDVISSYAGVRPLVFEEGKSTSKISREHEIFESPKNLYNLIGGKLTTYRKMSADLMDIILKVHEFSVPNRCLTDKFPLYGSEIESYEQNSLELKKTLVEDFSLTEDDAMYLLSAYGCHVKSLFNYLKDSSQNSESIIRGLPFIWAQLYYAIDYEMTISLDDFLIRRTHIFSLDWDQGTQIVGKCADIMGKTLQWNEDEKQKQIEKYLYKVDLSRKFRRIKKISRN is encoded by the coding sequence ATGAAAATTCAATTTGTACAAAATGTTCGATCCATTCCGTTTTCATTCCAAACCCGCGAAAAAATTATATCTCAACTGGAAAAAACCAAGTATGATATTTGTATCATTGGCGGGGGAATATCCGGGGCAGGTATTGCAAGAGATGCATCTTTACGAAGACTAAAAACGTTACTCGTTGAAAAGTCTGATTTTGCGGCTGGTACAAGTAGTAAGTCGTCTAAATTGATTCACGGTGGTTTTCGTTACTTAAAACAATATCAATTCGGATTGGTTCGCGAAGCACTTGTCGAACGCTATAAACTCCTTCATCTTGCGCCACACCTTGTTAGCAAATTACCTACAATATTTCCAATTTATGAGGAGTCGGACGATTCGTACTGGAAAATTAAAGCTGGAATGACCCTCTATGATTGGCTTTGCGGATTTAAAAGGATCGGTACCCACAAAATGCATAGGGGGCGCCAATTGCTAAATTTAGTACCGGAACTAAATAAGACGAACCTGGCAGGTGGGGCTGAATATTTTGACGCCAAAGCGGACGATTCACGCTTGGTTATGGCTACATTGCAATCCGCAGTGCAGTCAGGTTGTGATGCGATCAGCTATTTCAGAGTTGCCGGATTTGAAAAGCAAAATGGTATCACAAAAGTTCTTTATGGCCATGACGAAATAAAGGGTGGGAAATACAACATCCGAGCAAAAGTATTTGTCAATGCAACCGGAGCCTGGGGAGATATAACACGCCGTTTGAATAATGAAGTCATCAACCCGAGAATTCGCACGACAAAAGGCATACATCTCGTTGTCCCAAAGAATCGTCTTAATCTGAATTATGCGGTGATGCTTATTTCAACTTTGGATGGACGTCCATTGTTTGCGGTTCCATGGAGAGAGTTTGTTTTACTCGGAACCACTGATTCCGATTTTGATGGTGATTTGGATTTGATCTATTCAACCATGGAAGATGCGGATTATCTCTTGGACTCTTTTAATTCCGTATTTCCGGACATAAAATTGACGGAGAATGATGTAATCAGCAGTTATGCTGGCGTCAGACCACTTGTGTTTGAAGAGGGAAAATCAACCTCGAAAATCAGCCGTGAGCATGAAATATTTGAATCACCCAAAAATTTATACAATCTAATTGGTGGAAAACTTACAACTTATAGAAAAATGTCAGCCGACTTGATGGATATCATTTTAAAAGTCCATGAATTTAGTGTACCGAATCGTTGTTTAACGGACAAATTCCCATTATACGGCAGTGAAATAGAGAGCTATGAACAAAATTCATTAGAATTAAAAAAGACATTGGTAGAAGATTTTAGCCTGACCGAAGATGATGCAATGTATTTATTGAGTGCTTATGGGTGTCATGTTAAAAGTCTTTTTAATTATCTGAAAGATTCGTCACAGAATTCCGAGAGTATTATACGAGGCCTACCCTTTATTTGGGCACAACTTTACTATGCCATTGATTATGAAATGACAATCTCTTTAGACGATTTTCTAATACGAAGGACGCACATTTTTTCACTGGACTGGGACCAGGGTACACAAATTGTCGGAAAATGTGCTGACATAATGGGTAAAACTCTTCAATGGAATGAGGATGAGAAACAGAAGCAAATTGAGAAATACTTATATAAAGTTGATTTATCCCGGAAATTTCGTCGAATTAAGAAAATTAGTAGGAATTGA
- the porU gene encoding type IX secretion system sortase PorU produces the protein MNQKKLFVRFALMVLLIIFSSESGKSQSVKSDTNYKLLRSDKGGVQIVFTPKIEKENNLINGTSKTRYQYSQGYVFSKPGEPEIPVQTFVVGIPEYANPKVTIISSSMDEETGIDLVPLPVYDTTNDLPQLSYPDFYSVDNEDAWFPSNPIIIEEPAYFSDLRILRIHVVPIQYHIKSKTIRKYQQIEFRIDFLNSSSNLPASGINSHISKGQEDLYKTLVLNYDQAKNWLRSRKQTLKKPGRYWLQGDYYKIIVNEDGVYRITGDFLQQNGINISSIDPSTIKLFNNGARPLPRDINTNRPDSLVENAIQLFGMDDGRFDTVDYILFYGTDVKGWYYSTQEERLKHFVDPYTLDNIYWLTFNEGSSGKRMAAPATPSSITSIATTYQAAIFIEEDIANIHHSGLIWYGKQFIKGLDDEERTFPLNLPNLMPNSNVEVYGNFLSTAGSSHSFEIRIDNEKLGEFNFFGTRIHESGLSFTLTNPSSSPSLNVKYFGTSAISIAYLDWFEIFAESELQLVDDHIDFYGNRGTGSIEYKIAGATDANYNVYNITNLANIQELEFTFQNLMITFRDFQNPDLPGHYIVVKSDQFKTISGITLDEPSDLRNPNNSADFLIITHESFSNAASSLKNLRESVDGLSTTIVKITDVFDEFSAGRYDPTAIRDFLKYVYENWSKRPQYVLLFGDGDYDYRNILSNDENWLPSYQTEEPGEIENRTVEDWFTYVSGNDQVADYTIGRIPAQTTEEAENLIDKLVEYESTSNFGPWRNLITLVADDELVTGGVGEETIHTRDTELLAENFIPKRFDIRKIYLTEYPVVYDASASGVRKPSASEDLLAQMNQGTLIINFIGHGSPQLWTHERVLLDSRDFEKIQNGNRYIFFITATCDFGRFDDPQEQSMAEKLLMVEGRGAIGLLTSARLVYASSNARFNKSYVKFLFTDPAKPLRVGDAMRLAKVNSINDQKFLILGDPTLILKVPKLNVIISDFSPDSLKALSLISVEGYISDENNTNYTGGGKTFLKTFDSRRQVVYTTKNGQRISYIMPGNPIFRGTGTVENGQFQMNFIVPKDISYGGRQGRMSFYFEGEETDGTGFVKNLIVDGTAYDLIDHEGPDIRFFVKGTDVIDFALLNKEDKIEIKIEDDKSGINITGDVGHKITATADNDAKNIREVTQYFEYETNNYLKGSLTIPLTLFPEFQNSSLSDETHTLTIKAWDNSNNSSKQSLSFTLIDGDRLVIDDVLNYPNPFLDNTTFTFVLSADAEVEIKVFTIAGRLIAELDPFQGTFGFNMFEWDGRDQDGDELANGVYFYRLKAKGVDSSREFIGKMIKME, from the coding sequence TTGAATCAAAAAAAACTATTTGTACGTTTTGCCTTAATGGTACTCTTAATAATTTTTAGTAGTGAATCAGGGAAATCTCAATCTGTAAAATCGGATACCAATTATAAATTACTAAGATCGGACAAGGGGGGTGTCCAAATAGTATTTACTCCCAAAATCGAAAAAGAAAATAATCTGATCAATGGCACCTCCAAAACCCGTTACCAATATTCACAGGGTTATGTTTTTTCCAAACCGGGTGAGCCGGAAATCCCAGTTCAAACTTTTGTGGTTGGAATACCGGAATATGCTAATCCCAAGGTCACAATCATCTCAAGTTCGATGGACGAAGAAACTGGAATTGATTTAGTCCCGCTACCAGTTTACGATACTACAAATGACCTTCCCCAGCTGAGTTATCCTGATTTTTATTCAGTCGACAATGAGGATGCATGGTTCCCTTCGAATCCAATTATTATTGAAGAGCCAGCTTATTTCAGCGATTTACGTATTTTGAGAATTCATGTAGTCCCAATTCAATATCACATAAAAAGTAAAACAATCCGTAAATATCAACAAATTGAATTTCGAATCGATTTTTTAAATTCATCATCTAATTTACCCGCATCCGGAATTAATAGCCATATTTCAAAAGGGCAGGAAGATTTGTATAAAACTCTTGTACTAAACTATGATCAAGCAAAAAATTGGCTGCGATCGAGAAAACAAACTTTGAAAAAACCTGGGCGTTATTGGTTGCAAGGAGATTATTACAAAATCATTGTCAACGAAGATGGTGTTTATCGAATTACCGGAGATTTTCTGCAGCAAAACGGCATTAATATATCATCCATTGATCCTTCCACAATCAAGCTATTCAATAATGGCGCAAGACCGTTACCCAGGGATATTAATACCAACCGCCCTGATAGTTTGGTTGAAAATGCAATTCAACTTTTTGGTATGGATGATGGCAGGTTCGATACAGTGGATTATATTCTTTTCTATGGGACTGATGTAAAGGGTTGGTATTATTCAACTCAGGAAGAAAGATTAAAACATTTTGTGGATCCATATACCCTTGATAATATCTACTGGCTGACGTTTAATGAAGGCAGTTCCGGAAAAAGAATGGCAGCACCTGCAACGCCGTCTTCAATTACTTCTATCGCAACGACTTATCAAGCTGCTATTTTTATTGAAGAGGATATAGCAAACATTCATCATTCCGGCTTGATTTGGTATGGAAAGCAATTCATTAAAGGTCTGGATGATGAAGAGCGAACCTTTCCGTTGAACTTACCCAATTTAATGCCTAATAGTAATGTTGAAGTATATGGTAATTTTCTATCTACCGCTGGCTCATCTCATTCTTTTGAAATTCGGATTGATAATGAAAAACTAGGAGAATTCAATTTTTTTGGAACCCGGATCCATGAAAGTGGGTTATCTTTTACCCTAACAAATCCAAGCTCATCACCTTCCTTGAATGTTAAGTATTTTGGCACTTCTGCCATTAGTATCGCCTATTTGGATTGGTTTGAAATATTTGCCGAATCTGAATTGCAATTGGTAGATGACCACATCGATTTTTATGGTAACCGTGGAACAGGATCAATAGAATACAAAATTGCAGGGGCGACAGATGCTAATTATAATGTTTATAATATCACGAACTTGGCAAATATTCAGGAACTGGAATTCACATTTCAAAATTTAATGATTACTTTTCGAGATTTTCAAAATCCCGACCTGCCCGGACATTATATCGTAGTTAAATCGGATCAATTCAAAACTATTTCAGGCATAACTTTAGATGAACCGAGTGATTTACGCAATCCAAATAATAGTGCTGATTTTTTGATTATCACACATGAATCTTTTAGTAATGCGGCAAGTTCATTGAAAAATTTACGTGAAAGTGTTGATGGTTTAAGTACCACAATCGTTAAAATAACAGATGTTTTTGATGAATTTTCTGCCGGCCGATATGATCCTACAGCAATTCGAGATTTTTTAAAATATGTCTATGAAAATTGGTCTAAAAGGCCTCAGTATGTCTTATTATTTGGCGATGGAGATTATGACTACAGAAATATTCTGAGCAATGATGAGAATTGGCTACCATCTTACCAAACCGAAGAGCCAGGTGAAATCGAAAACCGCACAGTGGAAGATTGGTTCACATATGTCAGTGGCAATGATCAGGTCGCCGATTATACCATTGGCCGTATTCCTGCGCAAACAACAGAAGAAGCGGAAAATCTAATCGATAAACTGGTTGAATATGAATCTACTTCAAATTTTGGTCCCTGGAGGAATTTAATTACTTTAGTGGCAGATGACGAATTAGTTACGGGAGGTGTTGGAGAAGAAACTATTCATACCAGGGATACTGAGCTACTTGCTGAAAACTTTATCCCGAAAAGATTTGATATACGAAAAATATATTTGACCGAATATCCCGTTGTTTATGATGCGTCTGCGTCGGGTGTTCGTAAACCTTCAGCCAGTGAAGATTTGTTGGCTCAAATGAACCAGGGCACATTAATAATTAATTTTATTGGGCATGGCAGCCCACAGTTATGGACGCATGAAAGAGTTTTGCTGGATTCTAGGGATTTTGAGAAAATTCAAAATGGCAACAGGTATATTTTCTTTATAACCGCAACATGTGATTTCGGACGTTTCGATGATCCACAAGAGCAGAGTATGGCAGAAAAATTGTTAATGGTTGAAGGACGAGGAGCCATTGGATTATTAACCTCTGCCCGTTTGGTTTATGCGTCATCAAACGCCCGATTCAACAAAAGTTATGTGAAATTTCTTTTCACGGACCCTGCAAAACCACTTCGAGTAGGGGATGCGATGCGATTAGCAAAAGTAAATAGTATTAACGATCAGAAGTTTCTTATTTTAGGCGATCCAACTTTAATTTTAAAAGTTCCCAAGTTAAATGTCATTATATCGGATTTTTCTCCAGATAGCCTAAAAGCATTAAGTCTAATTTCAGTAGAGGGCTATATATCTGATGAAAATAATACGAATTACACTGGCGGAGGAAAAACATTTCTCAAAACATTTGATTCTCGAAGACAAGTTGTATATACAACGAAAAATGGTCAAAGGATATCCTACATTATGCCGGGTAATCCAATATTCCGTGGCACTGGTACAGTTGAAAATGGTCAGTTTCAAATGAATTTTATTGTCCCTAAGGATATTTCCTATGGAGGCAGGCAAGGCCGAATGAGTTTTTATTTTGAAGGTGAGGAAACGGACGGTACGGGGTTTGTTAAAAATTTGATCGTAGATGGAACTGCTTATGACTTAATAGATCATGAAGGTCCTGACATCCGTTTTTTTGTGAAGGGTACAGATGTGATCGATTTTGCTTTACTGAACAAGGAAGATAAAATTGAAATTAAGATTGAGGATGATAAATCAGGAATAAATATCACGGGAGATGTGGGTCATAAAATCACAGCTACGGCTGATAATGATGCCAAAAATATTCGGGAAGTCACTCAGTATTTTGAATATGAAACCAATAATTATCTCAAAGGATCCTTAACGATCCCACTTACATTATTTCCTGAATTCCAAAATTCAAGTCTGTCGGATGAAACACATACTCTGACAATCAAAGCGTGGGATAATTCGAATAATTCATCTAAGCAATCATTGAGTTTTACTTTGATTGATGGCGATCGATTAGTGATCGATGATGTATTAAATTATCCCAATCCATTCCTGGATAATACAACCTTTACTTTTGTCCTCAGCGCCGATGCCGAAGTTGAAATCAAAGTGTTTACAATCGCGGGGAGGCTCATTGCTGAGTTGGATCCATTCCAGGGTACGTTTGGATTTAATATGTTTGAATGGGATGGCCGTGACCAGGATGGCGATGAATTGGCAAATGGAGTTTATTTCTATCGATTGAAGGCAAAAGGCGTAGATAGCAGCAGGGAATTTATAGGGAAGATGATAAAAATGGAATGA